A DNA window from Hordeum vulgare subsp. vulgare chromosome 1H, MorexV3_pseudomolecules_assembly, whole genome shotgun sequence contains the following coding sequences:
- the LOC123444618 gene encoding probable inactive receptor kinase At5g58300 encodes MQHLLLIAFLSASFFLHYPPCAKGADLNSDKQALLAFSASLPHARKINWTLTTQVCTSWVGVTCTPDGKRVRMLRLPAVGLFGPMPSNILGKLDALEVLSLRSNRLTVSLPPDVASIPSLHSLYLQRNNLSGIIPTSLSSNLAYLDLSYNSFVGEIPLKVQNMTELTGLSLQNNSLSGPIPDLHLPKLRYLNLSYNNLSGPIPASLQKFPASSFLGNAFLCGFPLESCPGTAPSPSPNAPPSQESNLEKFWRKHHKIIIIAILAGGAAILLILIIILVTCICKRKGGGEPGAASSSSKGKGVAGGRAEKSKPEYSSGVQEAERNKLVFFEGCSYNFDLEDLLRASAEVLGKGSYGTTYKAVLEDGTTVVVKRLKEVVAGKKEFEQQMEIIDRLGQHQGVVPLRAFYYSKDEKLLVYDYVPPGSLSAALHGNKSAGRAALDWETRVKISVGAARAIAHLHTGAGGKFIHGNIKSNNVLLSRGLSACVSDFGLAQLMAPPHVHPRLVGYRAPEVLENRKPTQKSDVYSFGVLLLEMLTGKAPLRSPGRDDSIEHLPRWVQSVVREEWTSEVFDVDLQRHPNTENEMVQLLQVGMACVAVHPDQRPRMEEVVARIEEVRSSGSGTTTRTSPEDKPREEHIRIT; translated from the exons ATGCAACATCTTTTGCTCATAGCTTTTCTTTCCGCTTCTTTCTTCCTTCATTACCCTCCTTGTGCCAAAGGAGCTGATCTGAACTCTGACAAGCAAGCCCTTCTTGCATTTTCTGCATCTCTGCCTCATGCAAGAAAGATCAACTGGACCCTCACAACCCAGGTCTGCACATCTTGGGTTGGGGTTACATGCACACCAGACGGGAAGCGTGTTCGTATGCTGCGACTACCTGCAGTGGGACTATTTGGTCCTATGCCCTCGAACATACTTGGCAAGCTTGATGCCTTAGAGGTGTTAAGCCTTCGGTCCAATCGTCTTACTGTTAGCCTCCCCCCTGATGTAGCATCCATTCCTTCTCTGCACTCTCTCTACCTTCAGCGCAACAACTTGTCGGGCATAATACCTACTTCACTATCATCAAATCTAGCATACCTTGACCTGTCGTACAACTCATTTGTTGGAGAAATCCCATTGAAAGTGCAAAATATGACTGAGCTTACTGGGTTGTCTCTCCAGAACAACTCTCTTTCTGGACCCATCCCTGATCTTCACCTCCCCAAACTGAGATATTTAAACTTGAGCTACAATAACCTCAGTGGGCCCATTCCGGCTTCTCTGCAGAAGTTTCCAGCCAGTTCTTTCTTGGGGAATGCTTTTCTGTGTGGGTTTCCCCTGGAATCATGTCCAGgaaccgctccttctccttctcctaatgCACCACCTTCCCAGGAAAGCaatttggaaaagttttggagaaaGCATCACAAAATTATCATAATTGCAATACTTGCTGGAGGAGCGGCAATATTGTTGATTTTGATTATCATACTCGTGACATGCATCTGCAAGAGGAAGGGAGGCGGAGAGCCTGGCGCAGCTTCATCATCATCCAAAGGAAAGGGTGTTGCAGGTGGAAGAGCAGAAAAATCCAAGCCAGAATACAGCAGTGGTGTCCAAGAAGCAGAGAGGAACAAACTAGTTTTCTTTGAGGGCTGTTCATATAATTTCGACCTGGAGGATCTGTTGAGGGCTTCAGCTGAAGTCCTGGGAAAAGGAAGTTACGGTACGACCTACAAAGCTGTTCTTGAGGATGGCACGACGGTGGTGGTCAAGAGGCtaaaggaggtggtggcgggaaAGAAGGAATTCGAACAGCAAATGGAGATAATTGACAGGCTTGGTCAGCACCAGGGTGTTGTTCCCTTGCGTGCCTTCTATTACTCCAAGGATGAGAAGCTCTTGGTTTATGACTATGTTCCACCGGGTAGCCTTTCAGCTGCTTTGCATG GGAACAAATCTGCTGGAAGAGCAGCACTGGACTGGGAGACGAGAGTGAAGATATCGGTCGGCGCGGCACGGGCGATCGCCCACCTCCACACCGGAGCAGGCGGCAAGTTCATCCACGGCAACATCAAGTCGAACAACGTGCTCCTCTCGCGGGGGCTCAGCGCGTGCGTCTCCGACTTCGGCCTCGCGCAGCTCATGGCGCCCCCCCACGTCCACCCGCGGCTCGTCGGGTACCGCGCGCCGGAGGTCCTCGAGAACAGGAAGCCGACGCAAAAGTCGGATGTGTACAGCTTCGGCGTGCTGCTCCTGGAGATGCTGACGGGGAAGGCCCCCCTCCGGTCCCCCGGTCGCGACGACTCCATCGAGCACCTCCCGAGGTGGGTGCAGTCGGTGGTGCGCGAGGAGTGGACCTCGGAGGTGTTCGACGTCGACCTGCAGAGGCACCCCAACACCGAGAACGAGATGGTGCAGCTGCTCCAGGTCGGCATGGCGTGCGTCGCCGTTCATCCGGACCAGCGGCCGAGGATGGAGGAGGTggtcgcgaggatcgaggaggtcCGGAGCTCCGGCTCCgggacgacgacgaggacctcCCCCGAGGACAAGCCCAGGGAGGAGCACATCCGGATCACCTGA